A genomic region of Rhodococcus oxybenzonivorans contains the following coding sequences:
- a CDS encoding flavin-containing monooxygenase, translated as MSTTASAPTETSATESLELDALIIGAGVAGLYQLHQLREQGLRVRAYDTAGDVGGTWYWNRYPGARFDSEAYIYQYLFSEELYKNWSWSQRFPGQPEIERWMHYVADTLDLRRDIQLSTMITSAHYDERADKWIVRTDRGETITTRFLVTCSGMLSAPMSYVFEGQEEFSGPIFHTSRWPKEGADLDGKRVAVIGVGATGIQVIQTVADKVEHLKVFIRTPQYALPMKNPTFDESDVAAYKSRFAELKETLPNTFSGFEYDFEHVWADLTPEQRNDVLEEIYENGSLKLWLASFGEMFYDEEISEEISEFVRRKMRARLQDPHLCDLLIPTDYGFGTHRVPLETNYLETYHRPNVEAIGVRDNPITRIVPQGLVLADGTLHEVDVIVMATGFDAGTGSLTRIDIRGRGGRALKDDWNRDIRTTMGLMVHGYPNMLTTGAPLAPSAALCNMTTCLQQQTEWIAECIRYMRAHDHTVIEPTLAGEDEWVAHHDETANATLVSKTDSWYNGANVPGKPRRVLSYIGGVGTYREKTLAAAAAGYKGFQLS; from the coding sequence ATGTCGACTACGGCTTCTGCGCCCACGGAAACTTCGGCAACGGAATCGCTCGAACTGGATGCGCTGATCATCGGCGCGGGGGTTGCCGGTCTGTACCAGCTGCACCAGCTCCGCGAACAGGGTCTGCGAGTGCGGGCCTACGACACCGCCGGCGACGTCGGCGGCACGTGGTACTGGAACCGCTATCCCGGTGCGCGCTTCGATTCCGAGGCGTACATCTACCAGTACCTGTTCTCGGAAGAGCTGTACAAGAACTGGAGTTGGAGCCAGCGTTTCCCCGGCCAACCGGAGATCGAGCGCTGGATGCATTACGTCGCAGACACCCTCGACCTTCGCCGCGACATCCAACTGTCCACCATGATCACCAGTGCGCACTACGACGAGCGGGCCGACAAGTGGATCGTGCGGACCGATCGCGGCGAGACGATCACCACCCGGTTCCTGGTCACCTGCAGCGGAATGCTCTCGGCTCCGATGTCGTACGTGTTCGAGGGCCAGGAAGAATTCAGCGGGCCGATCTTCCACACCTCCCGCTGGCCGAAAGAGGGCGCCGATCTCGACGGCAAACGTGTCGCCGTCATCGGCGTCGGTGCCACCGGCATCCAGGTGATCCAGACCGTGGCCGACAAGGTCGAACATCTGAAGGTCTTCATCCGCACACCTCAGTACGCCCTCCCGATGAAGAACCCCACCTTCGACGAGTCGGACGTGGCGGCGTACAAGAGCCGGTTCGCCGAGCTGAAAGAAACATTGCCGAATACGTTCAGCGGCTTCGAGTACGACTTCGAGCACGTGTGGGCGGATCTGACACCGGAGCAGCGCAACGATGTACTCGAGGAGATCTACGAGAACGGCTCGTTGAAGCTGTGGCTCGCCTCGTTCGGTGAGATGTTCTACGACGAGGAGATCAGCGAAGAGATCTCGGAGTTCGTTCGGCGCAAGATGCGCGCACGGCTCCAGGATCCCCACCTGTGCGACCTGCTCATCCCCACCGACTACGGCTTCGGAACACATCGTGTGCCGTTGGAAACGAACTACCTCGAGACCTATCACCGCCCGAACGTCGAGGCCATCGGAGTCCGCGACAACCCGATCACCCGGATCGTGCCCCAGGGCTTGGTCCTGGCCGACGGAACGCTGCACGAGGTCGATGTCATCGTGATGGCCACGGGCTTCGACGCCGGCACCGGATCTTTGACGCGGATCGACATCCGTGGGCGCGGCGGCCGGGCACTGAAGGACGACTGGAATCGCGACATCCGCACGACCATGGGCTTGATGGTGCACGGCTACCCCAACATGCTCACGACCGGTGCCCCTCTGGCGCCTTCCGCGGCACTGTGCAATATGACCACCTGCCTGCAGCAACAGACCGAGTGGATCGCCGAATGCATCCGGTACATGCGGGCGCACGACCACACCGTCATCGAGCCGACGCTGGCCGGTGAAGACGAGTGGGTCGCCCATCACGACGAGACCGCGAACGCCACGCTGGTCTCGAAGACGGACTCTTGGTACAACGGCGCCAACGTCCCGGGCAAGCCTCGGCGAGTGTTGTCCTACATCGGCGGAGTCGGCACCTATCGGGAGAAGACCCTCGCCGCAGCGGCCGCCGGGTACAAGGGTTTTCAACTGAGCTGA
- a CDS encoding alpha/beta fold hydrolase, which translates to MIENPYYTDEFHGDYELIGIGQLDLEEGGSIPDCQLAVATFGVLNEAKDNAILIPTWYSGTHQIWRDVYIGPDHALNPEKYFIVCIDQIGSGLSVSPHNAAGANAGIAMSKFPHVRIGDNVVAQERLLREHFGIERLALVTGGSMGAQQTYEWAVRFPDKVLRAAPIAGTAQNTPGDFLIAEAMREAIQSSPGWNGGEYTSNEQVVDGLIRQAHIWAIVGFSTEFWKHEVWRAMEFDSKEAFLSGFLEPYFTAMDPNALLTQSWAWQRGDVARHTGGDLAAALGRITAKTFVMPIDEDQLFPVRDCVPEQELIKNSELRVVEDTLGHLGLFGVSPTYMPQIDRHLGDLLDIEV; encoded by the coding sequence ATGATCGAGAACCCGTACTACACAGACGAATTTCATGGCGATTACGAACTGATCGGCATCGGACAGCTCGACTTGGAGGAAGGCGGTTCCATCCCCGACTGCCAGCTGGCGGTGGCAACCTTCGGCGTATTGAACGAGGCCAAGGACAACGCGATCCTCATCCCGACGTGGTATTCGGGTACACACCAGATCTGGCGGGATGTCTACATCGGCCCCGACCACGCGCTCAACCCGGAGAAATACTTCATCGTCTGCATCGACCAGATCGGCAGCGGGCTGTCGGTCTCCCCACATAATGCCGCCGGCGCCAACGCCGGTATTGCGATGTCGAAGTTCCCGCACGTCCGCATCGGCGACAACGTGGTCGCGCAGGAGCGACTGCTGCGTGAGCACTTCGGCATCGAACGCCTCGCCCTGGTGACCGGCGGGTCGATGGGCGCCCAGCAGACCTACGAGTGGGCGGTGCGCTTCCCCGACAAGGTGCTGCGCGCCGCGCCGATTGCGGGCACAGCACAGAACACGCCGGGCGACTTCCTCATCGCCGAGGCGATGCGCGAAGCGATCCAGTCGAGTCCGGGCTGGAACGGCGGGGAATACACCTCCAACGAACAGGTCGTCGACGGGCTCATCCGGCAGGCCCACATCTGGGCCATCGTCGGATTCTCCACCGAGTTCTGGAAGCATGAGGTGTGGCGGGCGATGGAGTTCGACTCCAAGGAGGCGTTCCTGAGCGGATTCCTCGAGCCCTACTTCACTGCGATGGACCCCAACGCGCTCCTCACGCAGTCGTGGGCGTGGCAGCGCGGTGACGTCGCCCGCCATACCGGCGGTGACCTGGCGGCAGCACTCGGCCGCATCACCGCCAAGACCTTCGTCATGCCCATCGACGAGGATCAACTGTTCCCGGTCCGGGACTGTGTCCCGGAGCAGGAATTGATCAAGAACAGCGAACTGCGGGTCGTCGAGGACACCCTTGGTCACTTGGGTCTGTTCGGTGTTTCACCGACCTACATGCCCCAGATCGACCGGCACCTCGGGGACCTCCTCGACATCGAGGTCTGA
- a CDS encoding IS30 family transposase codes for MAKYSHRMVPEIFKTFWSGMAAGEFITDAAEAAGSYRKQGARWLAACGGVRPRRGRNLKGRCLTFAEREEIAIGIAAGHTLRDIAKALNRSPSTISREIARNREPSGRYRARSAHAAAYHRASRPKPSKLATNPPLRETVEKSLTERHSPEQIAGRLRLDFPDDPQMRVSTETIYQSLYQPSRGGLEHTLTRSLRTGRGLRRPSRKAGQRKNRIPDMANIADRPKDVKDRAVPGHWEGDLIVGKRNLSAIGTLVERSTGTVMLVHLPDGYKPEQTAPALTEQLETLPTSLRRTLTWDQGSEMRDWKSVSAATGIDIYFCDPHAPWQRGTNQNTNGILRQYFPKGSDLSVHSKADLEWVSRQLNERPRKRLEFRTPIEEMEQLLL; via the coding sequence ATGGCGAAATATTCTCATCGGATGGTTCCGGAGATCTTTAAGACGTTCTGGTCGGGAATGGCCGCGGGTGAGTTCATCACGGACGCGGCCGAGGCGGCCGGCTCATATCGCAAACAGGGTGCTCGGTGGCTTGCGGCATGCGGTGGGGTGCGTCCCCGGCGTGGCCGCAACCTCAAGGGCCGGTGTTTGACGTTCGCCGAACGTGAAGAGATCGCCATCGGCATCGCCGCAGGTCACACGCTGCGTGACATCGCGAAAGCCCTGAACCGGAGTCCGTCGACGATCTCACGCGAGATCGCCCGCAATCGTGAGCCGTCCGGGCGGTACCGAGCCAGATCGGCTCACGCAGCCGCCTACCATCGGGCCTCGCGGCCCAAGCCGTCCAAGCTCGCCACCAATCCGCCGCTGCGCGAGACGGTCGAGAAATCCCTGACCGAGCGCCATTCACCCGAGCAGATCGCGGGCCGCCTCCGACTCGATTTCCCCGACGATCCACAGATGCGGGTGAGCACCGAGACCATCTACCAATCGCTCTACCAACCCTCCCGCGGCGGACTCGAACACACCCTCACCCGATCGCTGCGGACCGGACGTGGGCTGCGCCGGCCCAGTCGGAAGGCCGGCCAGCGCAAGAATCGGATCCCCGACATGGCCAACATCGCGGATCGCCCCAAAGACGTGAAAGACCGTGCAGTACCGGGACATTGGGAGGGTGACCTCATTGTCGGCAAACGGAATCTGAGCGCGATCGGCACACTCGTCGAACGTTCGACCGGCACCGTCATGCTCGTTCATCTGCCCGACGGATACAAGCCCGAGCAGACCGCGCCCGCGTTGACCGAACAGCTCGAGACGCTGCCCACGAGCCTGCGCCGGACCTTGACGTGGGACCAGGGATCGGAGATGCGGGACTGGAAGAGCGTCAGCGCGGCCACCGGGATCGACATCTACTTCTGTGATCCACACGCACCCTGGCAGCGCGGGACCAACCAGAATACGAACGGCATTCTCCGTCAGTACTTCCCCAAAGGTTCGGACCTGAGTGTGCACTCGAAAGCGGACCTGGAGTGGGTCTCACGGCAACTCAATGAGCGTCCCCGGAAACGGTTAGAATTTCGCACACCCATCGAAGAGATGGAACAACTGCTGTTGTGA
- a CDS encoding IS5 family transposase, protein MGHRCAVYSSSSVTDAQWAILEPLLPPPGNTTGSGGRPEKHCRRLVLDAIFYVVRGGIAWRQLPAEFPPATTVYAIFVRWVRAGVWQRIHDALRDRVRVQGSRHPLPSAAIVDAQSVQGADTVPRSSRGYDEGKKTNGRKRHIAVDSNGLLLAVVVTMAGIQDRDGAFRLLAALRAQFSTISLVWADGGYAGRLIDWSKRVVSLTVQVVKRTDDVKGFRVLPRRWVVERTFAWICKHRRCVRDYETRPDHHEAIVYIAMIATMSRRLARTA, encoded by the coding sequence ATCGGGCATCGGTGCGCGGTCTACTCGTCATCCTCGGTGACCGACGCTCAATGGGCGATTCTCGAACCACTGCTTCCTCCACCCGGCAACACCACCGGCAGCGGTGGTCGTCCCGAAAAGCACTGCCGCCGTCTGGTACTCGATGCGATCTTCTATGTCGTTCGAGGTGGGATCGCCTGGCGGCAGTTGCCGGCGGAGTTTCCTCCCGCGACCACGGTGTACGCGATCTTCGTCCGCTGGGTCCGCGCGGGAGTATGGCAGCGGATCCACGACGCGCTGCGCGATCGAGTGCGGGTCCAGGGCAGCCGCCACCCGTTGCCGTCCGCGGCGATCGTCGACGCCCAATCGGTGCAGGGCGCCGACACCGTGCCCCGGTCGAGTCGTGGATACGATGAGGGAAAGAAGACGAACGGCCGTAAACGGCACATCGCTGTGGACTCGAACGGGCTGCTGCTGGCGGTCGTGGTGACGATGGCCGGGATTCAGGACCGTGACGGCGCGTTCCGGCTGCTGGCTGCGTTGCGCGCCCAGTTCTCGACAATCAGCCTGGTCTGGGCGGACGGTGGCTATGCCGGACGGCTGATCGACTGGTCGAAACGAGTTGTGTCACTGACGGTTCAGGTCGTCAAGCGCACCGACGATGTCAAAGGGTTCAGGGTTCTTCCCCGTCGGTGGGTGGTCGAGCGGACCTTCGCCTGGATCTGCAAACACCGCCGATGCGTCCGCGACTACGAGACTCGACCCGACCACCACGAAGCCATCGTCTACATCGCCATGATCGCGACCATGTCACGCCGACTCGCCCGCACAGCGTGA
- a CDS encoding 2Fe-2S iron-sulfur cluster-binding protein — translation MTYTVTVTGTDISFPCEPDESVLDAAERSGYAIPYSCRKGVCSSCEGALDAGRLDVRGWGMSQGPQSGVLFCQARPSTDTSITPKRITKQDTVIRKTLTAKVHRITRPAPDVTVVQLRLPTGVRAKFAAGQYLKVFLDDGDSRSYSMANPPHENDGVQLHIRRVQGGRFSDEMLGGLERGTRLRIELPYGEFSLNPDSDRPVIFVASGTGFAPVKSIIEDHLKRGGERSVHLYWGAREQGDIYLPELPAKWASDPGRVSFTPVLSHPAEDWTGRTGLVHRAVLEDYANLSDHEVYACGSPAMTSAAREDFVHEAGLAPDNFYCDAFVPSGEPVVTA, via the coding sequence ATGACCTACACAGTAACTGTCACCGGAACAGACATCAGCTTTCCGTGCGAGCCCGATGAGAGCGTGCTCGACGCGGCGGAACGTTCCGGATACGCGATCCCGTACTCGTGCCGCAAAGGCGTGTGCTCGAGTTGCGAAGGCGCACTCGATGCCGGCCGCCTCGATGTGCGCGGCTGGGGGATGTCGCAAGGCCCTCAGAGTGGAGTGCTGTTCTGCCAGGCCCGGCCGAGCACCGACACCTCGATCACGCCCAAGCGGATCACCAAGCAGGACACGGTGATACGCAAGACCCTGACCGCAAAGGTCCATCGGATCACCCGTCCGGCGCCCGATGTCACGGTGGTGCAGCTGCGTCTCCCCACCGGGGTGCGTGCGAAGTTCGCTGCCGGGCAGTACCTGAAAGTCTTTCTCGACGACGGTGACAGCCGGAGCTATTCGATGGCGAATCCGCCGCACGAGAACGACGGAGTGCAGCTGCACATTCGTCGGGTGCAGGGTGGACGCTTCTCCGATGAGATGCTCGGCGGGCTCGAAAGGGGAACCAGACTGAGGATCGAGCTGCCCTACGGCGAGTTCTCACTGAACCCCGACTCGGACAGGCCGGTCATCTTCGTCGCCAGCGGCACCGGCTTCGCCCCGGTCAAATCGATCATCGAGGACCACCTCAAACGTGGTGGAGAACGGTCCGTGCACCTCTACTGGGGCGCACGAGAACAGGGCGACATCTACCTACCCGAGTTGCCCGCGAAGTGGGCCTCGGATCCGGGTCGTGTCTCCTTCACTCCCGTCCTGTCACATCCCGCGGAGGACTGGACCGGACGCACCGGGCTCGTTCATCGAGCGGTGCTCGAGGACTACGCAAACCTCAGCGACCACGAGGTCTATGCATGCGGAAGCCCCGCAATGACCTCGGCGGCACGCGAGGATTTTGTCCACGAGGCCGGTTTGGCGCCAGACAATTTCTATTGCGACGCCTTCGTACCGTCGGGCGAGCCCGTTGTCACCGCGTGA
- a CDS encoding EthD family reductase, with product MHHLIVCYGHPDEPASFDQYYSTTHRPLADKIPGVRTWHAGKVSALDQSQAPYHLVAVLSFDSRQALDDGLASPEGQAAAADIGNFATGGATLFVTDDFIPSA from the coding sequence ATGCATCATCTGATCGTCTGTTACGGCCACCCGGACGAACCCGCGTCCTTCGACCAGTACTACAGCACCACCCATCGCCCACTGGCCGACAAGATCCCCGGTGTTCGCACCTGGCACGCCGGCAAGGTCAGCGCCCTCGACCAGTCGCAGGCGCCCTACCACCTCGTTGCCGTCTTGAGCTTCGACTCCCGGCAGGCACTCGACGACGGACTCGCCTCACCCGAAGGGCAGGCCGCCGCCGCCGACATCGGAAACTTCGCCACCGGCGGAGCCACCCTGTTCGTCACCGACGACTTCATCCCCTCCGCCTGA
- a CDS encoding MFS transporter produces MSLAPSRVTLPDFIDSRPVSRYQYIVIALCGVVMFIDGFDTQSISYMAPHIAEEWGLSKQVLGPIFSAALAGLMVGYLALSPLSERYGHRRMILTSTVIFALGTLAAAWSQNVTELMALRFITGMGLGAAAPSAIALTGEFSPKRLRATFVLVIYCGFSLGFVAAGLVSGWLIPILGWRSVLVVGAVAPLLLLPALLRYLPDSLTSMINRGAEPNRIQAIFRKMDPALAVGPDITYEAEKRTDGQRTALRSLFTRDRLLGTLLLWLVFVINLGEFYALQSWLPSIMTSLDYNMGTVVTATTLTTVGGIAAAFVTGPCMDRLGAYVTLGTVYVVGFAFVALTGVAFTAPLWVLLTANFFAGVCISGGQKSLIALSAVFYPTPMRSTGVGWALGVGRLGGIVGPIAVGAALGMGWSASAVFYAMSVPMLVAGAAVFLLGRWVRSDNHPDRKSAESHSLARK; encoded by the coding sequence ATGTCCTTAGCACCATCGCGCGTGACACTGCCGGATTTCATCGATTCGCGGCCAGTGAGTCGATACCAGTACATCGTGATCGCCCTGTGTGGGGTGGTCATGTTCATCGACGGCTTCGACACCCAGAGCATCAGCTACATGGCGCCCCACATCGCCGAGGAGTGGGGCCTGTCGAAACAGGTGCTCGGGCCCATCTTCTCCGCCGCTCTCGCCGGTCTCATGGTCGGCTATCTGGCGCTCTCGCCGCTGTCCGAGCGCTACGGCCACCGCCGGATGATCCTCACGAGCACGGTCATCTTCGCGCTCGGCACGTTGGCGGCGGCCTGGTCACAGAACGTCACCGAACTGATGGCGTTGCGCTTCATCACCGGAATGGGGCTCGGTGCCGCCGCGCCGAGTGCCATCGCACTGACGGGCGAATTCAGCCCCAAGCGTCTTCGAGCAACCTTCGTCCTGGTGATCTATTGCGGCTTCTCCCTCGGATTCGTCGCGGCAGGGCTGGTCTCCGGTTGGCTGATCCCGATCCTCGGCTGGCGGTCGGTACTCGTCGTCGGCGCAGTAGCACCGCTGCTCCTGCTCCCGGCGTTGCTGCGCTACCTGCCGGACTCACTCACCTCAATGATCAACCGAGGCGCGGAGCCCAACAGAATCCAGGCGATCTTCCGCAAAATGGATCCCGCCCTCGCCGTCGGCCCCGACATCACCTACGAGGCCGAGAAGCGTACCGACGGACAACGCACTGCACTGAGGAGCCTGTTCACCCGTGACCGACTCTTGGGAACCCTGCTGCTGTGGCTGGTCTTCGTCATCAACCTCGGCGAGTTCTACGCGCTGCAGAGCTGGCTACCGTCGATCATGACGAGCCTGGACTACAACATGGGTACGGTGGTCACCGCCACCACCCTCACCACGGTCGGCGGCATCGCCGCTGCATTTGTCACCGGGCCCTGTATGGACCGACTCGGCGCGTACGTCACCCTCGGAACCGTTTATGTCGTCGGATTCGCATTCGTTGCGCTGACCGGTGTCGCCTTTACGGCGCCGTTGTGGGTCCTATTGACGGCCAATTTCTTTGCGGGGGTCTGCATCAGCGGTGGACAGAAGAGCCTCATCGCGCTGTCCGCGGTGTTCTATCCGACACCGATGCGGTCCACCGGGGTTGGATGGGCGTTGGGTGTTGGCCGCCTCGGCGGCATCGTCGGGCCGATCGCGGTCGGAGCGGCACTCGGCATGGGCTGGTCCGCCAGTGCAGTCTTCTACGCAATGTCAGTCCCCATGCTCGTCGCCGGAGCTGCGGTCTTCCTCCTCGGCCGCTGGGTCCGAAGCGACAATCACCCCGATCGCAAGTCGGCAGAAAGTCATTCGCTCGCCCGCAAGTAG
- a CDS encoding pentapeptide repeat-containing protein — translation MGLPRLWLTPAQPPKPDPQEQKARIAILSAIRKRPRGDQNRWAGCRFDLSSADLPSADLSGADLLKATLTHADLTDVF, via the coding sequence ATGGGACTGCCCCGGCTCTGGTTGACACCCGCGCAACCACCGAAGCCAGATCCACAAGAGCAAAAAGCGCGCATTGCAATATTGAGTGCGATCCGGAAGCGCCCTCGGGGAGACCAAAATCGCTGGGCGGGTTGCCGATTCGACTTGTCATCTGCAGACCTACCATCTGCAGACCTGTCCGGCGCGGACCTGCTCAAGGCAACTTTGACCCACGCGGACCTGACTGACGTGTTTTAG
- a CDS encoding PdxA family dehydrogenase yields the protein MSGSPPRVLLTIGDPNGIGPELAVKAVMAAQEHPAFNPVLVGDRFVVEPLARRAGMTVRETADGLATPMADVVDLLPVHSLPAGAFAPGRVTAEAGKATVAYLERAVRCLQGGGACGIVACPHSETAVNAAGISFDGYPSLLAELVGARPDQVFLMLIGAGLRIVHATLHESLRDALRRLTPELVHGAAHAAVETLQAQGIPSPRIGVFGINPHAGEGGLFGDEDLRVTAPAVERLRAAGIDASGPVGADLMLADPGFDAFVAMYHDQGHIPVKLLAGRSAAAMTIGAGVRFSSVGHGAGFDIAGKGVADPDAVVGALRLVGAAETHMSAPGTFGATS from the coding sequence ATGAGTGGGTCCCCCCCACGGGTCCTGCTCACGATCGGCGATCCGAATGGAATCGGCCCCGAGCTCGCGGTGAAGGCCGTCATGGCAGCGCAGGAGCATCCCGCATTCAATCCGGTCCTGGTGGGCGATCGATTCGTCGTCGAGCCACTCGCCCGCCGGGCAGGCATGACGGTCCGCGAGACAGCCGACGGCTTGGCCACGCCCATGGCCGATGTCGTCGACCTGCTTCCGGTACACTCGCTGCCCGCCGGGGCCTTCGCACCGGGCCGGGTGACAGCAGAGGCTGGGAAGGCGACGGTGGCGTACCTGGAACGGGCCGTGCGCTGCCTGCAGGGCGGCGGAGCCTGCGGCATCGTCGCATGCCCACACTCGGAAACCGCGGTCAACGCCGCCGGCATCTCCTTCGACGGATATCCGAGCTTGCTGGCCGAACTCGTCGGCGCGCGGCCCGATCAGGTGTTCTTGATGTTGATCGGTGCCGGTTTGCGCATCGTGCACGCAACGTTGCACGAATCGCTGCGGGATGCGCTTCGGCGCCTCACGCCCGAGCTGGTGCACGGGGCGGCACATGCCGCGGTGGAGACGCTACAGGCGCAGGGCATCCCGTCGCCGCGCATCGGCGTCTTCGGCATCAATCCACACGCCGGCGAGGGCGGTTTGTTCGGCGACGAGGACCTGCGGGTGACAGCGCCAGCGGTGGAGCGGCTGCGCGCCGCAGGGATCGACGCCTCGGGACCGGTCGGGGCCGACCTCATGCTGGCAGACCCCGGCTTCGACGCGTTCGTCGCCATGTACCACGATCAGGGCCATATTCCCGTCAAACTCCTCGCCGGGCGCAGCGCAGCCGCGATGACGATCGGCGCCGGAGTGCGGTTCTCCAGTGTCGGCCACGGCGCGGGGTTCGACATTGCCGGCAAGGGAGTAGCCGACCCGGATGCGGTAGTCGGGGCGCTGCGACTCGTCGGCGCCGCCGAAACCCACATGTCGGCACCCGGCACCTTTGGAGCTACCTCATGA